The stretch of DNA GCAGTAGCAAATACCCGCTACTCAGCTAATCAACAAGGTGGCGGACGTGTAGATATCACGAAAGCCTTAGAGGCTAACGTGTATAGCAGTCCTGCAGTTGTCAGTATGGGAGCCGGGTTTGTTGATACTAAACTAATAGAAAAGACATATAATTATGTCAACCCAACTGACAGTGATATGACATTGAATCTCGTCATGACAGCCAAGAATGAGAATCAAACAGCGGCACCGGCTGGAATGTTCACACTCAGCAAGTCAGTGGTCACTGTCCCAGCACATGGCAACAGTGAGATGAAGGTAACATTTGATACATCGCTTGGCACTATTGCAGATTATCAAGCAGTGGTAAAAGCTACTTCAAGTGACGGTAAAATCATTAACACGACTATTGGTGGAACAAAAACAGAACCGTTAGTTGATTTAGTAATTAATGAGATCGATCGCAACGGAAAACCGGCTGGAGGCGATATGGTGTGGTTCAACCATGACACGGGGGTTGGTAAACAGGTATATCCTAATAGCAGCGGGAAGACCAGATTATCCTTGCAGCCGGGACGTTACGCGGTAATTAGTACACTAAACACAAATGACGAGGCCGGAATACCTCAGAACTATACCCTAGCCTCAGTGCCTATGATAGAGCTAAAGAGTAATGAGAAGCAAGAGATCACGTTTGATGCCCGATTAGCCAAGGAGATCAAAGTTACAACGCCTAAGGAGTCCGAAAAGCACGGTTGGAAATTCGGAGTCCGCGAGCGGATGGACACAAACCACTTCGGATTTGACTACATGAGGAATTTTATTGGCGAAACTCACGCCTACGTGTTACCAGTCAAGGCGCCAAATAATGTTGGTTTGTTCGAGTTCAACTTCCATTCGCGCAACTACGCCCCTGCTATCAAGGCAACCTATGATGACAATATGAACGAGTCGATTCCGCTTCTGCCAGTGCACTTTGCGCCTAAGTTGGACGGCGATAAGACACTCCAAGCGGTCAACGTCGGCGTGGCACTACCAGCGGATCTCAGCGGCATAGACATCCATGGAAAGCTAGCGGTCATCACCAGCGATTCGAAACAGAATCCGAGAGACCAAATAAAAGCAGTGATGGGTGCTGGCGCCGCAGGAGTGATCGTCGTCAATAACAACGGGGAGAGGTTCAATCTAGGTGTATATATAATTGACAACGTCGTCATCCCGGCCTATACTCTTGGCCAAAGCGACGGAGAAGTGCTCTTCAACAGAATCGCCAATGGTCCTACCTGGATCAAGCTTCATGGAATCGCCAACAGTCCGTACGTGTACAATTATGCGTTGATGATTAATGGTGAAATTCCGGATAATCCTGTCGACGCGGTGACAGAAGAAAACTCTACCGTTGTGAAGGCCCACTACCGCGGGCCAAATGGCTGGTTGAAGTCTGGCGACTGGGCCGTGGCATTACGTAAGGACGAAGGTGGCTTTTTTGCATTCCTTGATAAATTCGAGGAAAAAACACCGGACCGGGAAGAGTGGTACTCCACAGGCAACAAAACCGATATAAAGATTTTCAGATGGGCCCATCAGTTCTATCCAGACGTTACTGATCTTACGGGTAACATGAAGGACTCATATCGCATCTACTCGCCGGGCGACAAGAAAGAAGAGACTTGGATGGGCGCGGCGAACGCTCCATCTGGACCGGAGAATACCTCGGCGTATCGCGAGGGAGACACCTTAAACCTAAACATGAATGATTTCGGTGATAGCGAGGCGGGGCACTACGGCTGGTTTTATTCAAATAGTAAAAACAAGGTCACTTGGAGGTTGTACCAAGACGGGAATCTCAGCTCTCAGTTAGCGGACCAAAGTTTGCGTAAGTTTGCGGTCAGCTCAAACCCGGCGACTTATAAGATCACAGCGGACACATCGCACCCAGAATGGTTCGGGTTCTCTCTGGCTACAACGACCAGCACAGCTTGGACATTCAAGTCCCAGCGACCAACAGATGGGCAAGAAAACCTTGCGCTACTGTGGCCGAGGTATAACATTGGCCTAGATAATGAGAACCAGGCAAAGGGTGGCATTACCGACCACTTTGACCTGTCATTCGTCACTCAATCAGGTGCTACTCCAGACATTCAAGGGGTAGAGGTCGAAGTATCTACGGACGACGGCAACACATGGAGCAAAACAAAAGTGGATAACAGGAAAGATGGCCACTACAAAGTGTGGGTGAAAAACCCAGACACTGGCTACGTTTCGCTTCGCGTCAAGGCATGGGACGCAAACGGTAGCCAGATCGAACAGACTATAATTAAGACCTACGCTGTGGGCAAACACAAGCGGTAGTTACAATAGTTTTGCATAAAGTTCAGTGGCTTTATATAAAAAGCTACCAAGTAAATACCGGTTGCTTTAGTTAAAGATCGTGGAGTTGCTTTGGCAACTCCTTTTCTTATTGAACTCCCATATGGGTGCTCCATTATTCAACAAATGAGTAGTAGCATAGTCTTTTATATGCAATATTTAAAAGTAGAAGTGGAAAACCGTTAGATTGAGGTTTTAAAAAGTACGCAGAGTTGGAGAGGAAGTGGTTGAAGAAGTAGCTGGACAGTTAGTAGAGACACTGAAAGAAACGATGTGTGTGAAGAATATATGTACACACTTAGGGATTGCACGATCTACCTACTATCGTTGGAAACAGGCATCTACTGATGCAAGATCTCGTCAGGCAATTGAGCGACGTATTGATGAACTTTGCCGAGAACATAAATTTCAATATGGTTATCGGAAAATTACTGCACTCTTACGTCAAGAAATACGCGTGAATCATAAAGTCATACAACGCATCATGCAAAAATATGGTTGGCAGTGTCGAGTGAAAATGAAAAAACGTAAACTAACTAGACAACCCTACTATTTCGAAGCTAATTTATTGAACCGTAATTTTGAAGCAACTGCACCTTTACATAAGCTCGTAATAGACATTACTTACTTGTCATTTGGTCAGAAACAGTTGTATCTTTTAAGTATCCAAGATTTATATAATGGCGAGATTATCGCCTATTCGATTGGTGATTGCCAAGATACTGATTTTGTGTTGAATACCTTGCCCCAATTAGATAATTTGCCCGAAGGGTGTACGCCGTACAGTGACCAAGGTTCGGTTTACACATCTTATCGATATCAACAAGCTGTTAAAGCAAAAGACATTATCATGAGCTTGTCCCATAAAAGTATGCCCGCTGATAATGCCCCCATCGAATCGTTTCATTCAGCATTAAAGTCTGAAACGTTCTACTTTGACAGTTTGTTCTACGAAGGCAATCGTAGAACAAACTGTCAAAGACTATTTAAAGTATTATAACTATATCCGAATACCAACGAAACTAAACAACCAGTCGCCGGTACATCACCGACAACTGGTTGGATAAATGCTTTTTTGACCTCTGTCTTAAATACAGGGGTCAGTCCTTTTTTTTTGTAAAGACTCACTATTTAAGATGACATGAAAGCAAGTTCCGTTACTTTCATTGTCGGTAACAGTAATCGTACCGTTATTCTTTTTGAGAATACTGTCAACAGTTGAAAGACCTAAGCCTGTACCACCCAGTTGGCGGGAGCGTGATTTGTCAACACGATAAAAAGGTTCAAATATTTTATTTTTGTCTTTGTCGGCAATGCCGATACCAGTATCTATAATCTTGATTGAAACCTGTTCCTTACTTAATCTGTTTACAAGTACTTCAACAGTGCCGCCGTCAATATTGTACTTAATTCCGTTTTCCACAAGGTTGTAAAAAGCACGATACAATAGGTCAGTGTTTCCAAAAACAACGCTATTATCACAATCTAAGGTCATTGTAACATTCTTATCTTTCGTGATAAGAGAAAGCTCGGAAATAATATCCTCAAAAATATCTTTTAAGCAAATGCTGCGTTGCTCACGCTTATCGTCCAAATTCGTCATATCTAAAAGGCTAGAGACGAGTCCTCTCAAGCGCTTTGTCTGCTTCTCAATAACGTAAATAAGAGCATCGTATTCCTCGGTTGTATGTGTTTTTTTCTTCTTAAATACATCAACTTTTGTTTGTAACACAGCAAGAGGTGTTCTAAGCTCGTGGGCGGCACTTAGGGAAAATCTTTGTTGCATCATAAAAGAATCATTCAATTTATCCGTCATTTCATTAAATGTACTAGTAAGCTCAGCAATTTCATCATTTGTAGGCGGCACGGACAATGTTTCAAATAAATTATGCACATTTATGTTTTTTACTTGATCATTTAGCGTATCAAGTGGCTTCAATGCCTTCCCCGAAAGATAGTAGGTTGAAAATCCCCCGCTAATAATAACTAAAAGCATATAAATAATACTTTCAATTCTAAAATCTATTTTTGCTTTTTGGGAAACCTCTGATGAAACGGAAGGGGTCATACTGCTAGACGCTGCTGGAGTGCTTTCATGAATCCATCCTTCTTCGCCGACTTCTTGTGCCGGTAATACGGCACTTGCATCAATTATTGTAGCCATTTTAATAGCAGAATAATTTAATATTAAAGTAATTCCTACACAACAGACAGTTAAAAGAGCAACGGTCATAACAGTAAGTCGTAATCGAATGGGCATTTTTTTAAGCATTTTCATTACCACTCTTTTCTAATAAAAAGTAACCTTCACCGATTTTCGTTCCAATGGGGTCATAGTTTAATACAGCTTTTAGCTTCTTTCGGAGAGTTGCAATATGAACCCGAATAGCACCACTAAAGATATCTGCATTCTGATCCCAAACATGTTCAATCAGTTCTTCTTGGCTAACCACTCTATCTTTATGAAGCAAAAGATATTCAAACAATGCAAATTCTTTTTTTGTAAGTGCTATTTCATTGTCGTTAACAACTGCAATACGCTTTGATAAATTGACCTTAATTACATCGAATGAAAGCATACTATTTTCTTGTGCAAATTTTCGTCTTAACAAGTTTCGTATTCTTGCCTCCAACTCGGCAAAATCAAATGGCTTCGCCAAATAATCATTTCCACCTATGTCTAAGCCCTTCACTTTGTCATTAACACTACTTCTTGCACTGAGAATAAGTACCTTTAATTCAGGCTTTTCATCTCGTATCTTTTCTAAAACCTCTAGCCCATCCATTTGCGGGAGGTTTAAGTCAAGTACAACCAAATCGTAATTCACTTCATATAAAAGCTCGTAAGCATCTTCACCGTTGTCACAGGTATCAACTGCATATCCATCTATTCTAAGCCCATCTGCAATTGCTTCCTGCAAATCAAGCTCGTCTTCTACAACTAGTATTCTCATCCAAAAACACCTCTTATTCTATTGTACTGTAAGTATGCGTTAAATCTATGTTAAGCGAACATCACTTAACAAGGATTTAACGTCCATTGATATACAATAGTGATACAAGTTCAGTTGAACAAAAAATGTATGTTCAAGAAAACGTAATTAATAAGATTGATTAATTAAAAACTAACATAGTAGATAGGAGTAAACAGATGTTTGAAATTAAGAATGTATCGAAACAATACAACGGCGAATTCGCTTTGAATAATATTTCCTTTACGATGGGAAAAGGGCTGAATTTTATAGTTGGTGCATCGGGTAGTGGTAAAACGACTCTTTTGAAAATCATCAGCGGTATGGAACAAGATTTTGATGGAGAAGTTTACTATTGCGGAAAGAATATTAAAGAATTAACATCTAATGAAAAAAGCTATTTTTACAACAATACCTTTGGATTTGTTTGGCAGGACTTTAATTTGCTCGAAGATTTATCGGTTTTAGACAATGTGTTGATACCACAGTATTTAAAAAATAAACAAAATCATAAGAACGCGGAAAAGGTTTTAAAAGAACTCAAAATATTTGACCTTGCACAACGAAAAGTGAACTCTCTTTCGGGCGGTCAAAAACAGCGTGTTGCCATCGCAAGAGAGCTTATGAAAAACCCAAAGGTTATTATCGCTGACGAGCCAACAAGTGCACTGGATGAAAAAAACTCAGAAACAACAATGGATATTCTGAAAGCTATTTCTAAAAACAGGACAGTTATCGTTGTAACCCACGATGTCAACTTAATTGACAGTAATTCAAACGTAATAGATTTAGATGAGGGAGAA from Paenisporosarcina sp. FSL H8-0542 encodes:
- a CDS encoding S8 family serine peptidase, translated to MRKRRNKKIVNVMTAGLVSAVLLSTSTVHSFAYDATTSKTPANQASKQLQNNMVVDSHTVTLITGEVVTLEKNADGLQSATLAPNPDGTEVGVTTLSLGDDFYLIPDKAQPYLAANELDRELFNITKLVEYGYDDAHVSDIPLIATYSGTESHTDEALEQAAPAGSKKDKVLDSANGVALKASKSMSAKFWEAVDDDSAKAATAPKLADGINKLWLDKPVQVMLDKSVPQIGAPTAWAAGYDGTGVKVAILDTGIDPNHADVKNAIAEAKSFVPGEDYVDHHGHGTHVASTVAGSGAASGGKYKGVAPGAKLLIGKVLSNAGSGSTSSIIEAMQWAVQEKADVVSMSLGSDEPSDGTDPLSQAVNNLSDTSNTLFVIAAGNAGPDKSTIGAPGVAEKALTVGAVDKSANEFLANFSSRGPVINNFRAKPEITAPGVAIVAARAAGTTMGTAVDNYYTSANGTSMATPHVSGAAAILKQRHPDWSGDHIKQVLTGTAVANTRYSANQQGGGRVDITKALEANVYSSPAVVSMGAGFVDTKLIEKTYNYVNPTDSDMTLNLVMTAKNENQTAAPAGMFTLSKSVVTVPAHGNSEMKVTFDTSLGTIADYQAVVKATSSDGKIINTTIGGTKTEPLVDLVINEIDRNGKPAGGDMVWFNHDTGVGKQVYPNSSGKTRLSLQPGRYAVISTLNTNDEAGIPQNYTLASVPMIELKSNEKQEITFDARLAKEIKVTTPKESEKHGWKFGVRERMDTNHFGFDYMRNFIGETHAYVLPVKAPNNVGLFEFNFHSRNYAPAIKATYDDNMNESIPLLPVHFAPKLDGDKTLQAVNVGVALPADLSGIDIHGKLAVITSDSKQNPRDQIKAVMGAGAAGVIVVNNNGERFNLGVYIIDNVVIPAYTLGQSDGEVLFNRIANGPTWIKLHGIANSPYVYNYALMINGEIPDNPVDAVTEENSTVVKAHYRGPNGWLKSGDWAVALRKDEGGFFAFLDKFEEKTPDREEWYSTGNKTDIKIFRWAHQFYPDVTDLTGNMKDSYRIYSPGDKKEETWMGAANAPSGPENTSAYREGDTLNLNMNDFGDSEAGHYGWFYSNSKNKVTWRLYQDGNLSSQLADQSLRKFAVSSNPATYKITADTSHPEWFGFSLATTTSTAWTFKSQRPTDGQENLALLWPRYNIGLDNENQAKGGITDHFDLSFVTQSGATPDIQGVEVEVSTDDGNTWSKTKVDNRKDGHYKVWVKNPDTGYVSLRVKAWDANGSQIEQTIIKTYAVGKHKR
- a CDS encoding response regulator transcription factor, translating into MRILVVEDELDLQEAIADGLRIDGYAVDTCDNGEDAYELLYEVNYDLVVLDLNLPQMDGLEVLEKIRDEKPELKVLILSARSSVNDKVKGLDIGGNDYLAKPFDFAELEARIRNLLRRKFAQENSMLSFDVIKVNLSKRIAVVNDNEIALTKKEFALFEYLLLHKDRVVSQEELIEHVWDQNADIFSGAIRVHIATLRKKLKAVLNYDPIGTKIGEGYFLLEKSGNENA
- a CDS encoding HAMP domain-containing sensor histidine kinase, encoding MKMLKKMPIRLRLTVMTVALLTVCCVGITLILNYSAIKMATIIDASAVLPAQEVGEEGWIHESTPAASSSMTPSVSSEVSQKAKIDFRIESIIYMLLVIISGGFSTYYLSGKALKPLDTLNDQVKNINVHNLFETLSVPPTNDEIAELTSTFNEMTDKLNDSFMMQQRFSLSAAHELRTPLAVLQTKVDVFKKKKTHTTEEYDALIYVIEKQTKRLRGLVSSLLDMTNLDDKREQRSICLKDIFEDIISELSLITKDKNVTMTLDCDNSVVFGNTDLLYRAFYNLVENGIKYNIDGGTVEVLVNRLSKEQVSIKIIDTGIGIADKDKNKIFEPFYRVDKSRSRQLGGTGLGLSTVDSILKKNNGTITVTDNESNGTCFHVILNSESLQKKRTDPCI